In Aspergillus nidulans FGSC A4 chromosome II, the genomic stretch AAACAGCTGTAAGTTCTGCAGACGTGGGCTGGCTGGAATTCATCTAACAAGATATCAGTGCGTCATCTTCGATATGACTGATTTCTCACTTGCGAATATGGTATAATCTGCGTTCTAGGCTTTTTGAGATTTGCTAATCGTGCTTCAGGACTATCACCCGGTAAAATTTATGATCAAGTGTTTCGAGGCGAATTATCCCGAGTCTCTTGGCGTAGTACTTATCCACAAGGCGCCTTGGATCTTTTCTAGTTAGTTCCCACATTTGTCGCCCTGACCTGCAGGTTTAAcggacttttttttttttctaggCATCTGGAACGTTATCAAGGGCTGGCTAGACCCTGTCGTCGCTGCGAAGATCCAGTTCACAAAGACACAACAAGACTTGGAGGAATTCATCCCAAAGTCACGTATCattacagagctcgagggcGACGAGAAATGGGAGTACAAGTACATTGAACCTAAGGAGGGCGAGAATGATAAACTGAAGGAAACTGCCAAGCGCGATGAATTAATAACTCAACGCCAAAAGCTGGCCAAGGAGGTCCAAGATGCAACCGTTGCTTGGATCCTTGCTagcaggaaaaaggaagaagataaGGCTAAGGAGGTTacggaaaagagaaaggatctCATCGGACGTCTGCGGACTCAGTACTGGCAGCTCGATCCTTACGTCCGTGCACCGAGTCTCTACGACCGGTTAAATATCATCCAGGGTGACGGCAAGATTGAGTTCTATCCCGAGGCCGCTACCAACGGAGAGGCCGCGAAGAGCAACTAAACTGTTGAGTGTACAGCAACTGTTTCTCACCCTGGCTTCATTTCCTTGGAGTGTCATTGATAGAGATGTATTATCTGGTCATGCTGTTTTTGTTCGATATACACCACCGTATTTGCTAGCATCGGGCCTGGGATTTGGACCTATATTCTCTGGCCCTAGTTGTTTGATGTAAGAAAGCTTCTTCCTATTGTATCATCAGGCTACCAGACCCTCCCGGGCACATAGACTCAAGTACCTACAGGATACGCATGCCCACATGTACAAGAATGCGCAGGCTGCCACTTCACATCTTAGCCTTGATCGACTCGTAGTactccttgagcttgtccaTGTCTGTTGCCTGAGCAGGCCATCCAATTCCAAggccttcctcctcgttgggcttggggatCTGTAAAAGTAAGGTTTAGTACAGTGAAATGAATACCAGTAGCTGAACGTACCATGTGGAAGTGGACCTGCAAAAGCGTTCATTAGGTTTTTGGAAACGATTAGGACAGTACAGTGGTGATGGAGCTGTGCAACATACATGATCAACAACCTGGTGCGCAATACGACCATTGTTTTGGAGAACATTGAAGTCAGTTGCGCCGGTTACTTGAGCGATTTTCTTAGCAACGGGCTGTTTGTCGTCATCTGTTAGCTCTCTCCAATATGAAGGCCCATTTGAAAAGCCGTGGATGTGGATTGAGACCGGTAATGCATTGGGCGGGGAAGGTCCTGGGGGTGGCGGAGTGTATCCCGCAAGGTACTTGGATTCCGCATAATGATATATATTGAAGGGGTAGGTATCATCggtctcttcatcatccgctATCTCTCCGCATGGGTACGTACCAGGATTTCAGTGAGGTGGTCATCGGGGATATCGGTGAGCTTTGCGCCGTGGTACTTGGGGATCACGAGCTGTTGAACAGTTTGCGCTGttagcttcttctcgacatccACTTTACGGAAGCCCCTACGCGGTGGACGTGTTATTCAAGAACGGGGAGTGGGCGTGCTTACCGCATGTCCACGACTGAGCGGCTGGATGTCGAGGAAAGCGAAAACCTTGTCGCTctcgaagagcttgaagGAAGGTATTTCTCCTAGTTGGAGTTAGTTTCACGCATTGAAACCATTTACTGGCTTCTTCCAGTGCGAGAAGCGAATGCTGTTTACCCTTGATGATTCTGCAGAAGATACAGGCGGCCATTATTGCGACAGGTGGGAATTTCGATTGACCtagcgaaggaggaggcaaTTGAGCTTGAAGTCGTCACCAAAGACCCGATGCGGGGTTGGCGGTATCGGACCGGAAGGGTCAGTCCACTACCTGCACCACTCTACACTCTTCTGGGAAGGTCGCTCGAACGCTTCACTTGGAGAACCAGATTCGGGGATTTCTGAAGGCCTTGGCCACCGAAAACTTTTCTTATCATGGTTTAGATTTGCTTTGTTTTGTTTATGATTTGATAGCAATGCCGAGTCCAACATCTAACCCCGCCTCGGATAAGGTATGAAGCTGCTATAGTTGGAGTCGATTCGTCCCTAGGGACCTTATCATCCCTCAATGCACACTTGGACATCTTCTTATCTTGTCTTATATATAAGATTGCTACACTCCGCCAGTGACACTCGAAATGGCTGGTTTCCTGCAACCGAGAGGTTCTGTTGCAAGCGTAATCAAACTGGCATTCCGATCTACCCATTTTCTCCCTACACGAGCCCCATCTTCATATCTACGACGCGCATTTTCCGTCTCCTCAAGTTTACCCATGTTATCTACAGAGCTGACTGAGGCGCAAGTGTCGGCTTTGAGAGCCAATAAAGAACGCCTTGCAGAAGACCTTCATCACACCTGTCAATGGGGGTACGGAATTCGCTGGGGAGAGTAAGTATAGTCTACCGGCCCTCGTGGCATAAAGAGCCTTCATCAATCTAATGGTAATTTAGTGGCCACACGGACACAGGTATGCAGCGCTTAGCGCTGTCACAGGAGGATAAGCAAGTACGGGACTGGTTCATTGAGACGACAAAAGCTCTGGGATGCAAAGTCACGGTCGACGCAATGGGCAACATCTTCGCTGTCCGTCCTGGGCGCAGATCTGATGTACCCGCGACTTTCATCGGTAGTCACCTGGATACGCAACCAACAGGTGGAAGGTATGACGGAATCCTGGGTGTACTCTCCGGCATAGAGACCCTGAAGACCCTAAACGATCTGGGACTGGAAACCGAGGGTGGTGTTGGCGTTGTCAACTGGACTAAGTGAGTTGCCCTGAGTTGCCCTCTCAAATTGCTACTGCGAACATGGCTCATATGTCTGCAGCGAGGAGGGCGCCCGGTTCCCTATCAGTATGGTCTCCTCTGGAGTATGGGCAGAATGCATTCCTCTTGAGAAAGCACATGCGTTGAAAGAAGTGCCTACTGTCGCCTCCCTTCCAactgcagcttctgctccGGAGTCCATGAAGTCAGCACTCGAGAAGATCGACTATCTAGGAAGCGTTCCGTGCTCATACAAAGAGACTCCCATGGCCGCCCACTTTGAGCTGCACATCGAACAAGGTCCTCATCTGATCACTGCAGGCCAGCAGATCGGCGTCGTAACAGCTGTCCAAGCATACCGGTGGTTCCGCCTTAACATCTTCGGCAGGGACACGCA encodes the following:
- a CDS encoding M20 family metallo-hydrolase (transcript_id=CADANIAT00005020), with protein sequence MAGFLQPRGSVASVIKLAFRSTHFLPTRAPSSYLRRAFSVSSSLPMLSTELTEAQVSALRANKERLAEDLHHTCQWGYGIRWGDGHTDTGMQRLALSQEDKQVRDWFIETTKALGCKVTVDAMGNIFAVRPGRRSDVPATFIGSHLDTQPTGGRYDGILGVLSGIETLKTLNDLGLETEGGVGVVNWTNEEGARFPISMVSSGVWAECIPLEKAHALKEVPTVASLPTAASAPESMKSALEKIDYLGSVPCSYKETPMAAHFELHIEQGPHLITAGQQIGVVTAVQAYRWFRLNIFGRDTHTGTTAFEHRADALYAFARMMVRAREVAASQGCLASVGIIEAKPGSVNTVPGTVSFSLDLRGPKTELVEVVEAQLRKDFDAIAAEEGKGIGKPCRVEWTLDFDSPAVNFHPDCIECVQQSAEAVTADAGVADPKSLVRTIMSGAGHDSVFTSKRVPTSMIFVPCKDGLSHHPEEFCSADDCARGTSIILQAVVRYDRKRFSS
- a CDS encoding HIT family protein (transcript_id=CADANIAT00005019): MAACIFCRIIKGEIPSFKLFESDKVFAFLDIQPLSRGHALVIPKYHGAKLTDIPDDHLTEILPVAKKIAQVTGATDFNVLQNNGRIAHQVVDHVHFHMIPKPNEEEGLGIGWPAQATDMDKLKEYYESIKAKM